One genomic window of Egicoccus sp. AB-alg2 includes the following:
- a CDS encoding 16S rRNA (uracil(1498)-N(3))-methyltransferase — MSLTPYVHVDASLAGAPAGHEVVLDEVARRHLATVLRLSPGAACHLADGAGSHAPAVLTASGARLAETAVTQPTPAPRLVVAQALAKGRKFDDVVRLGTELGADGFLPVVAARSVVRIDGKTDRVVARWLAVARAAAEQSRRPFRPDVAAPVRPADLAARAGTTLLVAHPGGSPLHRRLEAIGDEAELVLAVGPEGGWTDEEVEGLCAAGAIPVGLGPAVLRTEHAAAAGLAVLGALTGRWDS; from the coding sequence ATGAGCCTGACGCCCTACGTGCACGTCGACGCGTCGCTGGCCGGGGCGCCCGCCGGGCACGAGGTGGTGCTGGACGAGGTCGCACGTCGCCACCTCGCGACCGTGCTACGGCTGTCACCCGGCGCGGCGTGCCACCTCGCCGACGGGGCCGGTTCCCACGCTCCTGCCGTGCTCACGGCATCGGGGGCCCGGCTGGCGGAGACGGCCGTCACCCAGCCGACGCCCGCGCCCCGGCTGGTCGTTGCCCAGGCCCTGGCGAAGGGCCGCAAGTTCGACGACGTGGTCCGGCTGGGCACGGAGCTCGGGGCGGACGGGTTCCTACCCGTGGTCGCCGCCCGCAGCGTCGTACGGATCGACGGCAAGACCGACCGGGTGGTCGCACGCTGGCTCGCGGTCGCCCGCGCCGCCGCCGAGCAGTCGCGGCGGCCGTTCCGGCCCGACGTCGCGGCGCCCGTGCGGCCCGCCGACCTCGCCGCACGCGCCGGCACGACCCTTCTGGTGGCCCACCCCGGCGGATCGCCGCTGCACCGCCGCCTCGAAGCGATCGGTGACGAAGCCGAGCTGGTGCTGGCCGTCGGGCCGGAGGGCGGCTGGACCGACGAGGAGGTCGAGGGCCTGTGTGCCGCCGGCGCCATACCGGTAGGACTCGGACCTGCCGTCCTGCGCACCGAGCACGCCGCCGCCGCCGGCCTCGCCGTCCTCGGCGCGCTGACCGGCCGTTGGGACAGCTGA
- a CDS encoding helix-turn-helix domain-containing protein yields MDTPTLDDPYALALGERLRRVRQQQRLSLHDVEARSAGELKASVLGAYERGERAVSISRLHLMAQFFRVPVSELLPEPRGGAGASAADADNDGISLDLVALDQIRDDEPALARYIDAIKARRGDYNGQVLTIRGGDLELLAAVLGASADELRTRLTTAGLVR; encoded by the coding sequence GTGGACACGCCGACCCTGGACGATCCCTACGCGTTGGCGCTCGGCGAGCGCCTGCGTCGTGTGCGGCAGCAGCAGCGGCTGTCCCTCCACGACGTCGAGGCGCGCAGCGCGGGCGAGCTCAAGGCCAGCGTCCTCGGCGCGTACGAACGGGGCGAGCGGGCGGTGTCGATCAGCCGCCTGCACCTGATGGCGCAGTTCTTCCGGGTCCCCGTCAGCGAACTGCTGCCGGAGCCGCGCGGCGGGGCGGGCGCGTCGGCCGCCGATGCGGACAACGACGGAATCTCGCTCGACCTGGTCGCCCTCGACCAGATCCGCGACGACGAGCCCGCGCTGGCCCGCTACATCGATGCGATCAAGGCCCGACGCGGCGACTACAACGGCCAGGTCCTCACGATCCGGGGTGGGGATCTCGAACTCCTGGCGGCCGTGCTGGGGGCGAGTGCCGACGAGCTGCGGACGCGGCTGACCACCGCCGGGCTCGTGCGCTGA
- a CDS encoding PhoH family protein: MSSTSSPLGDPRTAPLPADTVKVLVPGEHSMVSLLGTNDELLKLIENAFTADIHVRGNEITIATADPAETARVARLFEELVLLLGRGQLLDKALVRQTIRMIRADEDERPSDVLSEALITHRGRTIRPKTLGQKRYLDAIKANTVTFGIGPAGTGKTYLAMGAAVQALRAKQVNRLILTRPAVEAGERLGFLPGTLHEKIDPYLKPLWDALHDMMEAEELIAHVDRGTIEVAPLAYMRGRTLNDAFIVLDEAQNTTAEQMKMFLTRIGFNSKAVVTGDVSQVDLPSGRKSGLRIVGDILEGIEGVAFSRLGSGDVVRHHIVQRIVEAYAEWDKAQEEAADRDGATGRES, encoded by the coding sequence GTGAGTAGCACATCGTCGCCGCTCGGCGACCCCCGCACGGCGCCCCTGCCGGCGGACACCGTGAAGGTCCTCGTCCCCGGCGAGCACTCGATGGTCTCCCTCCTCGGGACCAACGACGAACTGCTGAAGCTGATCGAGAACGCGTTCACCGCCGACATCCACGTCCGTGGCAACGAGATCACCATCGCCACCGCCGATCCGGCGGAGACGGCGCGGGTCGCGCGGCTGTTCGAGGAGCTCGTGCTGCTGCTCGGCCGTGGCCAGCTGCTCGACAAGGCCCTCGTGCGCCAGACCATCCGCATGATCCGTGCCGACGAGGACGAGCGCCCCTCCGACGTGCTGTCCGAGGCGCTGATCACCCACCGCGGCCGCACCATCCGGCCGAAGACGCTGGGCCAGAAGCGCTACCTCGACGCCATCAAGGCCAACACCGTCACCTTCGGGATCGGACCGGCCGGGACGGGCAAGACCTACCTCGCGATGGGCGCTGCCGTGCAGGCGCTGCGGGCCAAGCAGGTCAACCGGCTGATCCTCACGCGCCCGGCGGTGGAGGCGGGGGAGCGGCTGGGGTTCCTGCCCGGCACGCTGCACGAGAAGATCGACCCGTACCTCAAGCCGCTGTGGGACGCCCTCCACGACATGATGGAGGCCGAGGAACTGATCGCCCACGTCGACCGCGGCACCATCGAGGTCGCGCCGCTGGCCTACATGCGTGGCCGCACCCTGAACGACGCGTTCATCGTGCTCGACGAGGCGCAGAACACGACCGCCGAGCAGATGAAGATGTTCCTCACGCGCATCGGCTTCAACTCGAAGGCGGTCGTGACCGGCGACGTCAGCCAGGTCGATCTGCCCTCGGGCCGCAAGTCCGGCCTGCGCATCGTCGGCGACATCCTCGAGGGCATCGAGGGTGTCGCCTTCTCCCGCCTCGGCTCCGGTGACGTGGTCCGCCACCACATCGTGCAGCGCATCGTGGAGGCGTACGCGGAATGGGACAAGGCGCAGGAGGAGGCGGCCGACCGCGACGGTGCCACAGGTCGGGAGTCGTAG
- the ybeY gene encoding rRNA maturation RNase YbeY, whose product MAVFLADEQDVAVDTDDLVALARHVLRAQRVPEDMELSLLLVDATTIAGLNAQHMGKAGPTDVLAFPIDEPGETPPDAPAVLGDVVLCPAVAYEQAGQFDRTPDDELRLLTVHGILHLLGMDHAEPEEERAMFGLTDELLASYARGAAAGPS is encoded by the coding sequence GTGGCCGTCTTCCTCGCCGACGAACAGGACGTCGCCGTCGACACCGACGACCTCGTCGCCCTGGCCCGCCACGTGCTGCGTGCCCAGCGCGTCCCCGAGGACATGGAGCTGTCGCTGCTGCTGGTGGACGCCACCACGATCGCCGGTCTCAACGCCCAGCACATGGGCAAGGCCGGCCCGACCGACGTGCTCGCCTTCCCGATCGACGAACCCGGCGAGACGCCACCGGACGCCCCGGCCGTCCTCGGCGACGTCGTGCTGTGCCCGGCGGTCGCCTACGAGCAGGCCGGACAGTTCGACCGCACCCCCGACGACGAGCTGCGCCTGTTGACCGTGCACGGGATCCTCCACCTGCTCGGCATGGACCACGCCGAGCCGGAGGAGGAACGGGCGATGTTCGGGCTGACCGACGAGCTGCTGGCCTCCTACGCCCGTGGCGCGGCGGCTGGACCCAGCTGA
- a CDS encoding hemolysin family protein — MNVALTPLLVAGGLLLVVTALLAAMETVIDRVNVVRALRLDEEERRGAPALLWLTEHRATSLNVLLALGLTIRLTLGAVAALIGWRLDAGPGALLSVVLAIAVALVAGEVVPRTIVLRHLEASGLRLAPLAKGLVRGLDPVARGAVTLGRALVPRRHEVSGPYATDDELRQLDADGDDQDEELEPEERAMIRSIFELADTIVREIMVPRPDMVTVPEDAPLRDVVQVVLERGYSRVPVHDPDDVDTIVGVVYAKDLLRRVATEQRRERWGDLVRRPTFVPETKRCDELLRELQEATVHLAIVVDEYGEIVGLVTIEDILEEIVGEIVDEHDHEEPLVELLDDDVMRIDARLGVDDLNELLDATLPEEGWDTVGGLVFGTLGRVPVEGERLELEGLCITVERVQGRRVGKVLVSRRNGNDGRAGDSGPA, encoded by the coding sequence GTGAACGTCGCGCTGACGCCCCTGCTGGTCGCCGGCGGCCTGCTGCTGGTCGTCACCGCCCTGCTGGCCGCGATGGAGACGGTCATCGACCGGGTCAACGTCGTGCGGGCCCTGCGCCTGGACGAGGAGGAGCGCCGCGGGGCGCCGGCGCTGCTGTGGCTGACCGAGCACCGCGCCACGAGCCTCAACGTGCTTCTCGCCCTCGGCCTCACGATCCGCCTCACCCTGGGCGCCGTCGCGGCCCTGATCGGCTGGCGCCTCGACGCCGGTCCGGGAGCCCTGCTGTCGGTCGTCCTGGCGATCGCCGTCGCGCTCGTCGCCGGCGAGGTCGTGCCGCGCACGATCGTCCTGCGGCACCTGGAGGCCAGCGGGCTGCGGCTGGCCCCGCTCGCCAAGGGCCTGGTCCGTGGGCTCGATCCCGTCGCCCGCGGGGCCGTGACGCTGGGCCGGGCACTGGTCCCGCGCCGCCACGAGGTGTCCGGGCCGTACGCCACCGACGACGAGCTGCGGCAGCTGGACGCCGACGGGGACGACCAGGACGAGGAGCTCGAGCCCGAGGAGCGGGCGATGATCCGCTCCATCTTCGAGCTCGCCGACACGATCGTGCGCGAGATCATGGTCCCGCGACCGGACATGGTGACGGTGCCGGAGGACGCGCCGTTGCGCGACGTCGTCCAGGTCGTGCTCGAGCGCGGCTACTCGCGCGTGCCGGTCCACGACCCCGACGACGTGGACACGATCGTCGGGGTGGTCTACGCCAAGGACCTGCTGCGTCGCGTCGCGACCGAGCAGCGTCGTGAACGGTGGGGCGACCTCGTGCGCCGGCCGACGTTCGTGCCGGAGACCAAGCGCTGCGACGAGCTGCTGCGCGAGCTGCAGGAAGCCACCGTCCACCTCGCGATCGTGGTCGACGAGTACGGCGAGATCGTCGGGCTCGTCACCATCGAGGACATCCTCGAGGAGATCGTCGGCGAGATCGTCGACGAACACGACCACGAGGAACCGCTGGTCGAGCTGCTCGACGACGACGTGATGCGTATCGACGCCCGGTTGGGGGTCGACGACCTCAACGAGCTGCTGGACGCGACCCTGCCCGAGGAGGGCTGGGACACGGTCGGCGGGCTGGTCTTCGGCACGCTCGGCCGCGTGCCGGTCGAGGGCGAGCGGCTCGAGCTCGAAGGCCTGTGCATCACGGTCGAGCGCGTCCAGGGCCGGCGTGTGGGCAAGGTCCTCGTGAGTCGCCGCAACGGCAACGACGGCCGGGCCGGCGACTCGGGGCCGGCGTGA
- the cdd gene encoding cytidine deaminase has translation MKADPRPRGATYDEADLLRRARAVRSRAYAPYSHFRVGAVIVTDDGQVFEGVNVENASYRMTTCAEQTAIATMVTAGVLRPIVAVAVVGDGEDPCTPCGACRQTIFEFGPQATVYSSGDGGRPLVTHITELLPHGFGPKRLAQGQS, from the coding sequence ATGAAGGCCGATCCACGCCCGCGCGGCGCCACCTACGACGAGGCCGACCTGCTGCGACGGGCCCGCGCCGTCCGCTCCCGCGCGTATGCCCCGTACTCCCACTTCCGGGTCGGCGCCGTCATCGTCACCGACGACGGGCAGGTCTTCGAGGGCGTCAACGTGGAGAACGCCTCCTACCGGATGACCACCTGCGCCGAACAGACCGCCATCGCGACCATGGTCACCGCCGGCGTCCTCCGTCCGATCGTCGCCGTCGCCGTCGTGGGCGACGGCGAGGACCCGTGCACCCCATGCGGCGCGTGCCGGCAGACCATCTTCGAGTTCGGCCCGCAGGCGACCGTCTACTCGTCGGGGGACGGCGGCCGTCCGCTCGTCACCCACATCACCGAGCTGTTGCCGCACGGCTTCGGCCCCAAGCGCCTCGCCCAGGGCCAGTCGTGA
- the era gene encoding GTPase Era gives MEGRELDLAAILAGADEPTPEGHRSGLLALVGRPNVGKSTLLNQMVGEKVAIVTPVPGTTRNAIRGVVTREDAQLVFLDTPGLAKPRTLLTRRLNELVRDTWAGVDAICFLVDVAAGIGKGDEYLASELAGIRTPIVAVANKVDLVKDKNALLPRLERLQHLLGEGREFADLVPVSAQNGQNVDRLLDVLVSHLPEGPRLFGSGQVSDQPEAQLAAEILREKLIAGLQHELPHSVAVTVDEIRPSEERDDLLEVDAVVHVERDSQKGIIIGKRGANLKAAATEARKELEVLLGAKVFLTTHVTVAKEWQRDPKQLGRLGY, from the coding sequence ATGGAGGGCCGTGAGCTGGACCTCGCCGCGATCCTGGCGGGCGCCGACGAGCCGACGCCCGAGGGGCACCGGTCGGGGCTGCTGGCGCTGGTCGGGCGGCCCAACGTCGGCAAGTCGACGCTGCTCAACCAGATGGTCGGCGAGAAGGTCGCGATCGTCACGCCCGTGCCAGGTACGACCCGCAATGCCATCCGCGGCGTCGTCACCCGCGAGGATGCGCAACTGGTCTTCCTCGACACGCCCGGGCTGGCCAAGCCGCGCACCCTGCTGACCCGACGTCTCAACGAACTGGTGCGCGACACCTGGGCCGGCGTGGACGCGATCTGTTTCCTGGTCGACGTCGCCGCGGGCATCGGCAAGGGTGACGAGTACCTGGCGAGCGAGCTGGCCGGGATCCGCACTCCCATCGTGGCCGTCGCCAACAAGGTCGACCTGGTCAAGGACAAGAACGCGCTGCTGCCCCGCCTCGAGCGGCTGCAACACCTGCTGGGCGAGGGGCGCGAGTTCGCCGACCTCGTGCCCGTGTCGGCCCAGAACGGCCAGAACGTCGACCGGCTCCTCGACGTGCTGGTGTCGCACCTGCCGGAGGGGCCGCGGCTGTTCGGCAGCGGCCAGGTCTCCGACCAGCCCGAGGCACAGCTCGCGGCCGAGATCCTGCGCGAGAAGCTCATCGCCGGCCTCCAGCACGAACTGCCCCACTCGGTGGCCGTCACGGTCGACGAGATCCGCCCCTCCGAGGAGCGCGACGACCTGCTCGAGGTCGACGCCGTCGTCCACGTCGAGCGCGACAGCCAGAAGGGCATCATCATCGGTAAGCGCGGCGCGAACCTCAAGGCGGCCGCCACCGAGGCGCGCAAGGAGCTCGAGGTGCTGCTCGGGGCAAAGGTGTTCCTGACAACGCATGTCACGGTCGCCAAGGAGTGGCAGCGCGACCCCAAACAGCTCGGCCGTCTCGGCTACTGA
- a CDS encoding DUF1684 domain-containing protein, with translation MPAPLDDLVLLDYRRRVAGLYAGLRARGIDEDGWRWWRAQRDELFASHPASPVPADRRAGFDGLAYHPYDPRLHLGEIALEPAEPAVLEVAHSAVGTTPARRFAVLPLHLDGHVHRVSVYWLDVYGGGVFVPLRDATNGTTSYGGGRYLLDTVKSADLGGDVDRLVVDLNFLYHPSCVHDPRWSCPLAPADERLPVPVAAGERLSVA, from the coding sequence GTGCCCGCACCGCTGGACGACCTCGTGCTGCTGGACTACCGGCGGCGCGTGGCCGGCCTGTACGCGGGCCTGCGCGCCCGCGGCATCGACGAGGACGGCTGGCGCTGGTGGCGGGCGCAGCGCGACGAGCTCTTCGCGTCCCATCCGGCCAGTCCCGTACCGGCCGACCGGCGCGCGGGTTTCGACGGGCTCGCCTACCACCCTTACGACCCGCGCCTGCACCTCGGCGAGATCGCGCTCGAACCGGCCGAACCCGCCGTGCTCGAGGTGGCCCACAGCGCCGTGGGCACCACGCCGGCGCGCCGCTTCGCGGTCCTGCCGCTGCACCTCGACGGCCACGTGCACCGGGTGTCGGTGTACTGGCTGGACGTCTACGGCGGCGGGGTGTTCGTCCCGCTGCGGGACGCGACCAACGGCACCACCAGCTACGGCGGTGGGCGCTACCTGCTGGACACCGTGAAGTCGGCCGACCTCGGCGGGGACGTCGACCGGCTGGTGGTGGACCTCAACTTCCTGTACCACCCCTCCTGTGTGCACGACCCGCGGTGGTCGTGCCCGCTCGCGCCGGCCGATGAGCGGCTGCCCGTGCCGGTCGCGGCGGGTGAGCGCCTGTCGGTAGCGTGA
- a CDS encoding DUF427 domain-containing protein — translation MPKAVWNGVVIAQSDRTIMIEGNHYFPPGSVDRSLLREADKTTRCPWKGKASYFDLVVEGRVNSAAAWTYPDPRSKVAHIKDHIAFWGGVQVG, via the coding sequence ATGCCCAAGGCGGTCTGGAACGGCGTCGTGATCGCGCAGTCCGACCGGACCATCATGATCGAGGGAAACCACTACTTCCCGCCCGGCAGCGTCGACCGGTCCCTGCTCCGCGAGGCGGACAAGACGACCCGCTGCCCGTGGAAGGGCAAGGCGTCCTACTTCGACCTGGTCGTCGAGGGTCGGGTCAACTCCGCCGCCGCCTGGACCTACCCCGACCCACGGTCGAAGGTGGCCCACATCAAGGACCACATCGCCTTCTGGGGTGGCGTGCAGGTGGGCTGA
- the proS gene encoding proline--tRNA ligase, whose translation MAAKKSDLGVTPMSEDVSAWYNELVFKAELADRGPAKGSMVIRPYGFRVWELLQSQLDQRFKDTGHVNASFPLFIPESYLKREAEHVEGFSPELAVVTHAGGKELEEPLVVRPTSETIIGEMYSKWVSSYRDLPILINQWGNVVRWELRPRMFLRTTEFLWQEGHTAHATRDEAMEETLRMFDVYAEFAQNVAAIPMVKGEKTPGERFAGAVDTFSIEGMMRDGKALQSGTSHYLGTNFAKAFDITFQDENNDLQFAHTTSWGMSTRMIGAVILAHGDDQGLVLPPRLAPVQVVIVPIGRGEQGEGPRTKAHELAQRLTDAGVRVHVDDRDASPGFKFNDWELKGVPLRVELGPRDLEAGHVLVAQRVGELDDKGRPVKQTLGFDEFVAAVPDRLNAYHEQLLERARRFRDEHSAEVDDWDAFTKQVAVGFAYALHCGEAACEDEIKADTAATPRCIPVDGPPEEGTCIRCGKAAAYGKRVVFARAY comes from the coding sequence ATGGCTGCCAAGAAGAGCGACCTGGGCGTCACGCCCATGAGCGAGGACGTTTCCGCCTGGTACAACGAGCTCGTGTTCAAGGCCGAGCTCGCCGACCGCGGGCCGGCCAAGGGCTCGATGGTCATCCGCCCCTACGGTTTCCGGGTCTGGGAGCTGCTGCAGAGCCAGCTCGACCAGCGCTTCAAGGACACCGGGCACGTCAACGCGTCGTTCCCGTTGTTCATCCCCGAGTCCTACCTCAAGCGCGAGGCCGAGCACGTCGAGGGCTTCTCGCCCGAGCTCGCGGTGGTGACGCACGCCGGCGGCAAGGAACTCGAGGAGCCGCTGGTCGTGCGGCCCACCTCCGAGACCATCATCGGCGAGATGTACAGCAAGTGGGTCTCGAGCTACCGCGACCTGCCCATCCTGATCAACCAGTGGGGCAACGTCGTGCGGTGGGAGCTGCGGCCGCGCATGTTCCTTCGCACCACCGAATTCCTGTGGCAGGAGGGGCACACCGCCCACGCCACCAGGGACGAGGCGATGGAGGAGACCCTCCGGATGTTCGACGTCTACGCGGAGTTCGCGCAGAACGTCGCCGCCATCCCGATGGTGAAGGGGGAGAAGACCCCTGGCGAGCGGTTCGCCGGCGCGGTCGACACGTTCTCCATCGAGGGGATGATGCGCGACGGCAAGGCGCTGCAGTCGGGCACGTCGCACTACCTCGGCACGAACTTCGCCAAGGCGTTCGACATCACGTTCCAGGACGAGAACAACGACCTGCAGTTCGCCCACACGACGTCCTGGGGCATGTCCACCCGCATGATCGGCGCGGTCATCCTCGCCCACGGCGACGACCAGGGGCTGGTGCTGCCGCCGCGGCTCGCGCCCGTCCAGGTCGTCATCGTCCCGATCGGTCGCGGCGAGCAGGGCGAGGGGCCGCGCACCAAGGCCCACGAGCTGGCGCAGCGGCTGACCGACGCCGGCGTCCGCGTGCACGTCGACGACCGGGACGCGTCCCCCGGCTTCAAGTTCAACGACTGGGAGCTCAAGGGCGTCCCGCTGCGGGTCGAGCTCGGCCCGCGCGACCTCGAGGCCGGCCACGTGCTGGTCGCCCAGCGCGTCGGCGAGCTCGACGACAAGGGTCGGCCCGTCAAGCAGACGCTGGGCTTCGACGAGTTCGTCGCCGCCGTGCCCGACCGCTTGAACGCCTACCACGAGCAGCTGCTCGAACGGGCCCGCCGCTTCCGCGACGAGCACAGCGCCGAGGTCGACGACTGGGACGCCTTCACGAAGCAGGTCGCGGTCGGGTTCGCGTACGCGCTGCACTGCGGCGAGGCCGCCTGCGAGGACGAGATCAAGGCCGACACGGCGGCGACCCCCCGCTGCATCCCGGTCGACGGTCCGCCCGAGGAGGGAACCTGCATCCGCTGCGGTAAGGCGGCCGCCTACGGCAAGCGTGTCGTGTTCGCCCGCGCCTACTGA
- a CDS encoding O-methyltransferase — MYAARDERWGPVDELFTSLLVGEDDLLRSIRSSTATAGLPAHEVAPNQGALLALLTRMVEGRRVLEIGTLAGYSTIWFARAVGPSGHVMTLEVDPRAAHLAKRNLVMAGVDAWVEVMVGAATTSLTELVEQGTEPYDVVFIDADKPNNPAYLQATLQLTRPGSLVVADNVVRDGAILDRDSGDARVRGVRAFLEMIAEEPRLEATALQTVGVKGWDGFVLARVRAPA, encoded by the coding sequence ATGTACGCGGCCCGAGACGAGCGGTGGGGACCGGTCGACGAGCTGTTCACCTCGCTGCTGGTCGGTGAGGACGACCTGCTGCGGTCGATCCGCTCCTCGACGGCCACGGCCGGACTGCCGGCGCACGAGGTCGCCCCGAACCAGGGGGCGCTGCTCGCGCTGCTGACCCGGATGGTCGAGGGCCGCCGGGTGCTGGAGATCGGGACGCTGGCCGGCTACTCCACGATCTGGTTCGCGCGTGCGGTCGGCCCCTCGGGCCACGTCATGACGCTGGAGGTCGACCCGCGCGCCGCGCACCTGGCGAAACGGAACCTGGTGATGGCCGGGGTGGACGCGTGGGTGGAGGTCATGGTGGGTGCGGCGACGACCTCGCTGACCGAACTGGTCGAGCAGGGGACCGAGCCCTACGACGTCGTCTTCATCGATGCCGACAAGCCGAACAACCCCGCCTACCTGCAGGCGACGTTGCAGCTGACACGCCCCGGCAGCCTCGTCGTGGCCGACAACGTCGTCCGTGACGGTGCGATCCTGGACCGCGACTCCGGCGACGCACGGGTCCGCGGCGTCAGAGCGTTCCTCGAGATGATCGCGGAGGAACCCCGCCTGGAGGCGACGGCGCTGCAGACCGTCGGGGTCAAGGGCTGGGACGGGTTCGTGCTGGCGCGGGTCCGCGCGCCGGCTTGA
- a CDS encoding DUF2461 domain-containing protein: MPTLPEFAGFPPEAFDFYARLADDDNNAREWFDANRDVYERAVRLPMEALLARADDEGWGDGKVFRPNRDVRFSKDKRPYKTHCGAVIAFRDGTGRASNYVQLDAEGMMAGCGYWELSRDQLDRLRRAVDDQRHGTELVRLVDAARGAGVEVLGSELKRAPRGYAADHPRIELLRHTRLAASRRWPVQPWMHTAEAYDRVTGLWREAAPIAVWLETHVGAAVEPRRPRGG, encoded by the coding sequence GTGCCGACGCTGCCCGAGTTCGCCGGCTTCCCGCCCGAGGCGTTCGACTTCTACGCCCGGTTGGCCGACGACGACAACAACGCGCGGGAGTGGTTCGACGCCAACCGCGACGTCTACGAGCGCGCCGTCCGTCTGCCGATGGAGGCGCTGCTGGCCCGAGCCGACGACGAGGGGTGGGGCGACGGCAAGGTGTTCCGGCCCAACCGCGACGTGCGCTTCTCCAAGGACAAGCGGCCGTACAAGACCCACTGCGGGGCGGTGATCGCCTTCCGTGACGGCACCGGGCGAGCCAGCAACTACGTGCAGTTGGATGCCGAGGGCATGATGGCCGGCTGCGGCTACTGGGAGCTGTCACGGGACCAGTTGGACCGCCTTCGTCGTGCCGTGGACGACCAGCGTCACGGCACCGAGCTGGTGCGGCTGGTCGACGCGGCGCGCGGCGCGGGGGTCGAGGTGCTGGGCAGCGAGCTCAAGCGGGCCCCGCGCGGCTACGCCGCCGACCATCCGCGGATCGAACTGCTGCGCCACACGCGGCTCGCGGCCTCGCGTCGCTGGCCGGTCCAGCCGTGGATGCACACGGCCGAGGCCTACGACCGCGTGACCGGCCTGTGGCGGGAGGCCGCCCCGATCGCCGTGTGGCTGGAGACCCACGTCGGCGCCGCCGTCGAACCTCGACGTCCCCGCGGGGGCTGA